Proteins encoded within one genomic window of Microbacterium sp. LKL04:
- a CDS encoding L,D-transpeptidase family protein yields the protein MSETITRQDADATVVSDAPVDVRWAPTEPARKPRRLWLKIGVPAAAVVAAATVCSLVLIAPGTTAAGVPVGGQTSGAAAESISSRLADIEVTLGEGGPTVSAADLGATVDASALADAAFAGSPMWNVTAWFAEYGTPDVSLDADRAANALRAALPDAYTDPTPAAVTFQDGAYAVTPAVDGTGVSLDAVRGALQSALSTGAGTATVDPTPEAVASVVTTAAAETSASSLNDMIAEAGFYVGDDRAVPVTADTLASWVDVAADETGTFSFTVDAAAIQTAVDTLPDQVNQDPVDANVLSNEAGTVLATLVEGQDGRALGDTSNVARDFADQLAAGDASYDLAADVTARSTVSTVRLAEVDLGEQRLYLKENGKVVDTWLISSGRDGAVTYQGHYSIGWRTPLQDMKGTSRDTGSKYTQPDVPWVMYFNGNQAFHGAYWHDNFGNQMSAGCVNMPPALAKKLYDWMPDGGDVWIHA from the coding sequence ATGTCCGAGACCATCACACGCCAGGACGCCGACGCCACCGTCGTCTCCGACGCCCCCGTCGACGTGCGCTGGGCGCCCACCGAGCCGGCCCGCAAGCCCCGCCGCCTGTGGCTGAAGATCGGCGTCCCGGCAGCCGCCGTCGTGGCCGCGGCGACCGTGTGCTCGCTCGTCCTGATCGCACCGGGCACGACCGCAGCCGGCGTTCCTGTCGGGGGACAGACGTCCGGTGCAGCGGCGGAGTCGATCTCGTCCCGCCTGGCCGACATCGAGGTGACCCTCGGTGAAGGCGGTCCCACCGTTTCGGCCGCCGACCTCGGTGCGACCGTCGACGCCTCAGCTCTGGCGGACGCGGCGTTCGCGGGCAGCCCGATGTGGAACGTGACCGCGTGGTTCGCCGAGTACGGCACCCCCGACGTGAGCCTCGACGCCGACCGGGCGGCGAATGCGCTGCGCGCGGCCCTGCCCGACGCCTACACCGACCCGACTCCCGCTGCGGTGACGTTCCAGGACGGCGCTTATGCGGTGACGCCTGCCGTCGACGGGACGGGCGTCTCGCTCGACGCCGTGCGCGGCGCCCTCCAGTCGGCCCTGTCGACGGGCGCCGGCACGGCGACCGTCGACCCCACCCCGGAAGCCGTCGCCTCGGTCGTCACGACGGCCGCGGCCGAGACGAGCGCCTCGAGCCTGAACGACATGATCGCCGAGGCGGGCTTCTACGTGGGCGACGACCGCGCCGTCCCCGTGACCGCCGACACGCTCGCGTCGTGGGTGGATGTGGCAGCCGACGAGACCGGCACGTTCTCCTTCACGGTGGATGCCGCAGCGATCCAGACCGCCGTCGACACCCTTCCCGACCAGGTCAACCAGGACCCGGTCGACGCGAACGTCCTCTCGAACGAGGCCGGAACGGTTCTCGCGACGCTGGTCGAGGGGCAGGACGGCCGAGCGCTGGGTGACACGTCGAATGTGGCGCGCGACTTCGCCGACCAGCTCGCCGCCGGCGATGCCTCGTACGATCTGGCTGCCGATGTCACGGCGCGCAGCACGGTCAGCACCGTCCGCCTGGCCGAAGTGGATCTCGGAGAGCAGCGCCTGTACCTCAAGGAGAACGGCAAGGTCGTCGACACCTGGCTCATCTCGAGCGGCCGGGACGGCGCCGTCACCTATCAGGGTCACTACTCGATCGGATGGCGCACCCCGCTCCAGGACATGAAGGGCACGTCGCGCGACACGGGCTCGAAGTACACGCAGCCCGACGTCCCCTGGGTCATGTACTTCAACGGCAATCAGGCCTTCCACGGCGCGTACTGGCACGACAACTTCGGTAACCAGATGAGCGCCGGCTGCGTCAACATGCCGCCCGCCCTCGCGAAGAAGCTGTACGACTGGATGCCCGACGGCGGCGACGTCTGGATCCACGCCTGA
- a CDS encoding YrdB family protein: MSELPHVRPERPAEPAPAARAERLSALDLLSFLCTLFAVASLAIWGFTAWELPWNIVFGIAAPLATLIVWGLFASPRAVIRVHPFVRGLVELLIYLSATIAWWSAGQAWIGLGFAVVAVVVGVLAGRRRLS, from the coding sequence ATGTCCGAGCTCCCCCACGTCCGGCCCGAACGACCCGCGGAGCCCGCACCGGCCGCCCGTGCCGAGAGGCTGTCGGCCCTCGATCTCCTCAGCTTCCTGTGCACCCTGTTCGCGGTCGCGTCGCTCGCCATCTGGGGCTTCACCGCGTGGGAGCTCCCCTGGAACATCGTCTTCGGCATCGCCGCGCCCCTCGCGACGCTCATCGTGTGGGGCCTGTTCGCCTCGCCGCGCGCCGTCATCCGCGTGCACCCCTTCGTGCGCGGACTCGTCGAACTGCTCATCTACCTGTCGGCGACGATCGCCTGGTGGAGCGCGGGGCAGGCCTGGATCGGACTCGGCTTCGCGGTGGTTGCCGTCGTGGTCGGCGTCCTCGCGGGACGCCGACGCCTGTCGTGA
- a CDS encoding FAD-binding oxidoreductase — protein MTDVAALLRDALGERVDTSAAALDAARADKSGHRAAGRPLAVVHAASVSDVQTTMRIASETGTPVVTRGAGTGLAGGANTGEGEIALSVRDMNRVLEVRPDDLLAVVEPGILNADLGRALAPYGVWWAPDPASREISTVGGNIATGAGGLLCAKYGVVRDAVLALDVVLADGRLISTGHRSVKGVTGYDLTALMIGSEGTLGVVVGATLKLRRLVPGETRTLTSQFPDVRTAAAGAAAVTASGAQPAIMELMDAVSLAAAHALLGLPAPTPGATQLTVQTDGVAAAAEQAAIAAVLTSAGGAVRLAADDAEAAQLWAVRRAMHPAMESLGTALIEDVSVPRSALPAMFDEIARIEAQYDLTIPTVCHAGDGNLHPNFVFNGDEVPERVWQAADALFRAAIALGGTLTGEHGIGVLKSRWLADELGADQWTLQRGIKTVFDPAGILNPGKVFAAQP, from the coding sequence GTGACCGACGTCGCCGCCCTCCTCCGCGATGCGCTCGGCGAGCGCGTCGACACGTCGGCGGCGGCTCTCGATGCGGCCCGGGCTGACAAGTCGGGTCACCGCGCGGCCGGACGGCCGCTCGCGGTCGTGCACGCGGCATCCGTCTCAGATGTGCAGACCACGATGCGGATCGCCTCCGAGACCGGAACGCCGGTCGTGACCCGCGGCGCCGGGACGGGCCTCGCCGGCGGAGCGAACACCGGCGAGGGCGAGATCGCCCTGTCGGTGCGCGACATGAACCGAGTCCTCGAGGTCCGCCCCGACGACCTCCTCGCCGTGGTGGAGCCCGGCATCCTCAACGCCGACCTCGGGCGCGCTCTCGCGCCGTACGGCGTATGGTGGGCGCCCGACCCGGCCAGCCGCGAGATCTCGACCGTCGGTGGCAACATCGCGACGGGCGCGGGCGGGCTCCTGTGCGCCAAGTACGGAGTCGTCCGCGACGCCGTCCTCGCCCTGGACGTCGTCCTCGCCGACGGCCGGCTCATCTCGACGGGCCACCGCAGCGTGAAGGGGGTCACCGGATACGACCTCACCGCGCTCATGATCGGATCCGAGGGGACCCTCGGCGTCGTCGTCGGCGCGACCCTCAAGCTCCGCCGTCTCGTCCCCGGCGAGACCCGCACCTTGACCTCGCAGTTCCCCGACGTCCGGACGGCCGCCGCCGGCGCCGCGGCGGTGACCGCGTCCGGCGCGCAGCCCGCGATCATGGAGCTGATGGATGCCGTGAGCCTGGCGGCCGCGCATGCGCTCCTGGGCCTTCCCGCCCCGACGCCCGGCGCGACCCAGCTGACGGTGCAGACCGACGGCGTCGCCGCCGCCGCGGAGCAGGCGGCGATCGCGGCCGTCCTGACCTCAGCCGGCGGCGCGGTCCGCCTCGCCGCCGACGACGCGGAAGCCGCGCAGCTGTGGGCGGTGCGTCGCGCGATGCATCCGGCGATGGAGAGCCTCGGCACGGCGCTCATCGAGGACGTCTCCGTGCCGCGGAGCGCGCTCCCCGCGATGTTCGACGAGATCGCCCGCATCGAGGCGCAGTACGACCTGACTATCCCGACCGTCTGCCACGCGGGCGACGGCAACCTGCATCCCAACTTCGTCTTCAACGGGGACGAGGTTCCCGAGCGCGTGTGGCAGGCAGCGGATGCCCTGTTCCGCGCGGCCATCGCCCTCGGCGGTACCCTGACGGGCGAACACGGCATCGGCGTCCTCAAGAGCCGCTGGCTCGCCGACGAACTCGGCGCGGATCAGTGGACCCTGCAGCGGGGGATCAAGACCGTCTTCGACCCGGCCGGCATCCTCAACCCCGGGAAGGTGTTCGCCGCTCAGCCGTGA